One genomic segment of Vespa velutina chromosome 10, iVesVel2.1, whole genome shotgun sequence includes these proteins:
- the LOC124952609 gene encoding LOW QUALITY PROTEIN: inactive selenide, water dikinase-like protein (The sequence of the model RefSeq protein was modified relative to this genomic sequence to represent the inferred CDS: inserted 1 base in 1 codon), translated as MAEIQGTPVAQDALSVVQLELGGNPNALALRRPFDPVAHDLDATFRLTRFADLKGUGCKVPQEVLGKLLEGLQADDNAAQDHEHAHFMHMAIPRIGIGMDSSVTPLRHGGLSLVQTTDFFYPLVDDPYMMGKIACANVISDLYAMGVTECDNMLMLLGVSTKMTEKERDVVVPLIMRGFKDSALEAGTTVTGGQTVVNPWCTIGGVASTVCQPNDICVSYKICRPDNAVVGDVLVLTKPLGTQVAVNAHQWLDQPDRWNRIKLVVSEDDVRKAYQRAMDSMARLNRIAARLMHKYNAHGATDVTGFGLLGHAQNLAKHQKNEVSFVIHNLPVIAKMAAVAKACGNMFQLLQGHSAETSGGLLICLPREQAAAYCKDIEXQEGYQAWIIGIVEKGNRTARIIDKPRVIEVPAKEKDGELW; from the exons ATGGCGGAGATACAGGGAACCCCGGTAGCTCAGGACGCCCTGTCCGTCGTACAGCTGGAACTTGGTGGTAATCCAAATGCCTTGGCGTTGCGCAGGCCGTTCGACCCGGTGGCACATGATCTCGATGCGACCTTCCGCTTAACGCGGTTCGCCGACCTAAAAGGATGAGGGTGTAAAGTCCCTCAGGAGGTTCTTGGGAAACTCCTAGAGGGACTACAGGCCGACGATAATGCCGCACAGGATCATGAACATGCCCACTTTATGCATATGGCCATTCCGCGCATCG GCATTGGTATGGATTCTTCCGTAACTCCTTTAAGACATGGCGGACTAAGCTTGGTACAAACAACAGATTTTTTCTATCCACTAGTCGATGATCCCTATATGATGG GAAAAATTGCATGCGCCAATGTCATCAGTGATTTATATGCCATGGGAGTCACTGAATGTGACAATATGTTAATGTTGTTGGGTGTCAGTACAAAAATGACAGAAAAAGAGCGTGACGTTGTTGTTCCATTAATTATGAGAGGTTTTAAAGATTCAGCATTGGAAGCTGGAACAACTGTTACTGGTGGTCAAACAGTTGTTAATCCTTGGTGTACAATAGGTGGTGTTGCTTCTACCGTTTGTCAACCAAACGATATTTGTGTAT catataaaatatgtagaCCAGATAATGCAGTGGTTGGCGATGTACTTGTGTTAACAAAACCTCTTGGTACGCAAGTTGCTGTAAATGCGCATCAATGGCTGGACCAACCTGATCGTTGGAATAGAATTAAACTTGTTGTTAGTGAAGATGATGTAAGGAAAGCTTATCAACGAGCAATGGATAGTATGGCTCGATTAAACAGAATAG CTGCGAGATTAATGCATAAATATAATGCACATGGAGCAACGGACGTTACAGGCTTTGGCCTTTTAGGACATGCACAAAACCTCGCAAAACACCAGAAAAATGAAGTCTCCTTCGTTATTCATAATTTACCTGTTATTGCGAAGATGGCAGCGGTAGCTAAAGCTTGCGGTAACATGTTCCAATTACTTCAAGGACATTCTGCTGAAACAAGCGGCGGGCTTCTTATATGCCTTCCTCGAGAACAg gCGGCTGCATATTGCAAAGATATAG AACAAGAGGGTTATCAAGCGTGGATAATTGGTATTgtggaaaaaggaaatcgtACTGCTAGAATAATCGATAAACCTCGAGTAATCGAGGTACCAGCCAAGGAAAAGGATGGAGAGCTCTGGTAA